The window tTTGAAGTTAGTAAATGATGCTTTAGAATTGTATAAAGTAAACACTAACATGACATCCTTGCTGAATGAGTTATTTTTGAGCCAAACAACTTTAGCTATTGAATATAAGTGAGAATTTCATCCAGCTGGGTAAAATTAAGCATATATATTGGTTAGTTCTTTTTGATTGTGCATGTCAAACCTTGTTAAATGTTTCAGGCAAACAAGAGCTTAATCCTGCTTTCTGAATTGTGCCAATTTTGAATAATATTAGGGAGCTAACCATAACTTCAAAATTGATCTATAGAATTGGATGACGCCTTCTTGCATAATTATATAGACAACATAAATTTTGGTATGATGAAAGGTGTTTGTGCAATTTGCATAGGCGAGCATATAGTTTCTGATCTTGATGCTTCATTTCAGTTTTCATTAATTACTTTGGTTTGGTTTCAGATATTGGTGGATCCCTTGGATCAAATTGTGACCCTTCTCAACATCATGTTTCAGATGAATTTGAAGAGATAGGCAATGATGAAGTGCCTTCTTCTAGCAACATTTCCACCCTTCATCCTTTTGAACAACCTGCAAATGCTTCTGCTGGGGTGGGAATCTCTAAATGGCATATAAAAGGTAAACGCAACCACCGAAGTGTAGTTAAAATGCCAATTGATGGCAAGATCTGCATTGCTAGTTCAGATAAATGGGATTGTTCTACGAGGGAAACAGCTAATGTAATCAGGTATACTAGTTCGAAAATGGAGATGGAACCTTGCCCACAAAAGGCCTTAGATCAAGGTTTGGTTGGTGAGGATTTCCTTAACAAGCAGGATGACTACAGAAAACAAAGACATAAACTAGCCTCTAAAGCAGCTAGGGATCTTAGGAGAAGCCGTATTGGTTTCCATAATTTAGAAAGTGATTCTCATTTGATGTCAACATCTGCCTGGGAGGCTGATGAGCCACCTTATGGAGCTCGAGGCAAATATTGGGAAGAGTCTGATGAGTGCTATGATCCTGTTTATGCTGTTCATGCTATGAGAGGGATTGGAACCATTTTGTTTGATGTTGATCTGAGGGTTAAAGCTAGCTATCAAGGTGAGCGTGTTCCTTTGGTGTCTCTGATGAGTAGGTTGAATGCAAAAGCAATTGTAGGGCACCCCATTCAGATTGAGATCTTGGAAGATGATTCCACTGCTGAATATTTGTGTGTCAATCATGTCGGTCAAGATGAACATACAGCTGAGCAACCAGTTTGGAGGACAGCCAGAAGAACAGTTATGCAACGAGTTCCCCGTTCTAACCCAGTTGTCTCATCTCTGGAGGATGATGAAGTTGTGGGGTCTAGATATCAAAATGCATCTCCTTCCTTTGTATATCCAAATCGTACTGAGAATGTACCCAAGATAGCAAATAAGAAAGTTTCTCATCACCAGCAGCACCAATCATCATCAGGAAAAATTCAGAAAAGGTCCCATAAGAGACTAAGTTTGCCGAGCCAAAAAACTAGAACACTATCTTCTTTCACAGTTGATAAAAGATTTGGTGGTGGGGTTGTTAAGGCATTACATGGTAAAGGAAGCAACATGTTTAGTGGTTTGATAGAACCTGCTGGGCAAGTGCCTTCTGTTACATGTGTCCCCATGAAGATTGCATTTAGTAGAATTCTTGAAGCAATTGGAAGGCCATCAGCTTTGAGCAACCGTGTGAGAATAGCCATCCAGCAATAAGATAATAAATCATAGTTTGCAGTTATCCGCTCGAAGTTGTTGATACTCTACATGGCTTTACATTCCACGCTTCATGTAAAATACATGACTTCACATCCAAAGTGAATGCTTCAGGCAACTGATTTCATTGGATCAGTGATTGAGTCCGTCTGATCTGCTGATTGGTGCTGatcgtgtgtgtgtatatatatatcctGTTAGGAAACTGGGGCAGTACCCTGGTTCTCATAGTCAGCAGCTCTTTAACAAGGACCAGGGTATAACCTGGTAGCCCGGAATACAAGTGTAATTTTTCCATTCAAGAATTCAACGTGGTTGGCTGACTTATTGTAAAGTGCTAACTGCTACCGCGACTGTGTTCTACCATTAGGAAATATACGTCACAAGTTTGATAAGGTATTGTAGAAGAGCCAGTGTCTAAGCTTTTTATGGATACAAAGCTTGTTATTTATTGTTCAATGTTGCAACAGTTTGGCGGAAGAGTACCAAGAATGCCATTCAGTTATTACtatgtattttaaaattttattcggTGCAACTGTTATTATTTTTCATCCATCCGACTGATGTTAAATTGGAATTTGTCAATGAGAGGTCTTCTGTTTGGTGTTCGTGCAACCTCTACAGAAAGGATTACGCTTTTAATTACATAATTGTGAAGTAATGCACAAGTGGACATTCTTACTTGATTGGCATTTCAAATTTACAGCTAATTTTCAGTTGCAAATTGAATCTGACATACATGAATGTCAAATGAAAGATCACATATCGTGGAAAAATTTGTATGTGTTAATATCGATCACGATGAATCTAACTGCACCA is drawn from Zingiber officinale cultivar Zhangliang chromosome 1B, Zo_v1.1, whole genome shotgun sequence and contains these coding sequences:
- the LOC121975990 gene encoding uncharacterized protein At1g51745-like isoform X1; this translates as MGVSEGGDGGGMGVDCRVGTIVWVRRRNGSWWPGRILGQEELSASHLMSPRSGTPVKLLGREDASVDWYNLEKSKRVKEFRCGEFDACIEKAEASLGVPIKKREKYARREDAILHALELERKQLELKQPKQAIISNGITNKPLVTMKREFSNLPSADTFVRHDELSFQSDCAFHKAPLIKKPGLLFEENVSNCMISNDAKNNKPVGNTSGAVPQMRGLQDFGFPIARKKRIPQSVSLLTSTKFAENDLDTFVGFDDIVGGRGHANGGKSNLAIKNKRSHGGFSEESSIKKRDRRRPLVQVLQTSAKIQAPHCSNLDGYPHDFSLKEEQDHMGVCQAKRSSYIYLSADSIVSQDDKSNSSEETQSLSDQCGFNQPGSMAERCSTSEMSETNDYDTPRNYLDTEMEEQISGDIGGSLGSNCDPSQHHVSDEFEEIGNDEVPSSSNISTLHPFEQPANASAGVGISKWHIKGKRNHRSVVKMPIDGKICIASSDKWDCSTRETANVIRYTSSKMEMEPCPQKALDQGLVGEDFLNKQDDYRKQRHKLASKAARDLRRSRIGFHNLESDSHLMSTSAWEADEPPYGARGKYWEESDECYDPVYAVHAMRGIGTILFDVDLRVKASYQGERVPLVSLMSRLNAKAIVGHPIQIEILEDDSTAEYLCVNHVGQDEHTAEQPVWRTARRTVMQRVPRSNPVVSSLEDDEVVGSRYQNASPSFVYPNRTENVPKIANKKVSHHQQHQSSSGKIQKRSHKRLSLPSQKTRTLSSFTVDKRFGGGVVKALHGKGSNMFSGLIEPAGQVPSVTCVPMKIAFSRILEAIGRPSALSNRVRIAIQQ
- the LOC121975990 gene encoding uncharacterized protein At1g51745-like isoform X2 — protein: MGVSEGGDGGGMGVDCRVGTIVWVRRRNGSWWPGRILGQEELSASHLMSPRSGTPVKLLGREDASVDWYNLEKSKRVKEFRCGEFDACIEKAEASLGVPIKKREKYARREDAILHALELERKQLELKQPKQAIISNGITNKPLVTMKREFSNLPSADTFVRHDELSFQSDCAFHKAPLIKKPGFDDIVGGRGHANGGKSNLAIKNKRSHGGFSEESSIKKRDRRRPLVQVLQTSAKIQAPHCSNLDGYPHDFSLKEEQDHMGVCQAKRSSYIYLSADSIVSQDDKSNSSEETQSLSDQCGFNQPGSMAERCSTSEMSETNDYDTPRNYLDTEMEEQISGDIGGSLGSNCDPSQHHVSDEFEEIGNDEVPSSSNISTLHPFEQPANASAGVGISKWHIKGKRNHRSVVKMPIDGKICIASSDKWDCSTRETANVIRYTSSKMEMEPCPQKALDQGLVGEDFLNKQDDYRKQRHKLASKAARDLRRSRIGFHNLESDSHLMSTSAWEADEPPYGARGKYWEESDECYDPVYAVHAMRGIGTILFDVDLRVKASYQGERVPLVSLMSRLNAKAIVGHPIQIEILEDDSTAEYLCVNHVGQDEHTAEQPVWRTARRTVMQRVPRSNPVVSSLEDDEVVGSRYQNASPSFVYPNRTENVPKIANKKVSHHQQHQSSSGKIQKRSHKRLSLPSQKTRTLSSFTVDKRFGGGVVKALHGKGSNMFSGLIEPAGQVPSVTCVPMKIAFSRILEAIGRPSALSNRVRIAIQQ